From Candidatus Pedobacter colombiensis, one genomic window encodes:
- a CDS encoding MFS transporter, giving the protein MNTAKIGNYRWVVCGLLFFATTINYIDRQVIGLLKPTLEKEFNWTEVDYGYIVMAFAGMYALGYVVFGSFIDKVGTKIGYSISVVVWSIAAMLHAIVKGTVGFGMARGLLGLSEAGNFPAGVKAVAEWFPKKERALATGIFNSGTSIGAVVAPILVPWILGVYGWQEAFWITGALGFIWLIFWLIFYEVPSKQKRLKQSEFDFIHSDPDDEIQEKPVKLKWVQLLGLRQTWVFIVGKVLTDPIWWFFLFWLPAYFADTFALDLKKPSMHLAVVYAATTFGSIGGGYLSSYFIKRGWPVLKARKRTLLIVSIAVIPIFFAQFATNIWVAVGIISIATAAHQAWSANIFTIVSDIVPKQAVSSVVGIGGMSGSIASTLFPLLVGSLLAYYKGIGNISAAYNILFIICGCAYFLAWLIIQILTKRMKPIIL; this is encoded by the coding sequence ATGAATACAGCTAAAATTGGCAATTACCGTTGGGTAGTTTGCGGCCTGCTCTTTTTTGCAACTACCATTAATTATATTGACAGGCAGGTTATTGGTTTGTTAAAGCCTACCCTTGAAAAGGAATTTAATTGGACAGAAGTCGATTATGGCTATATCGTGATGGCTTTTGCGGGCATGTATGCCCTTGGTTATGTTGTTTTTGGGAGTTTTATCGATAAAGTAGGTACTAAGATTGGTTATAGCATTTCTGTTGTGGTATGGAGTATTGCAGCAATGCTCCACGCTATAGTGAAAGGTACTGTGGGCTTTGGAATGGCGAGAGGGTTATTAGGCTTATCCGAAGCCGGAAACTTTCCGGCAGGTGTAAAGGCTGTGGCTGAGTGGTTTCCTAAAAAAGAACGTGCATTGGCTACAGGGATCTTTAATTCAGGTACCAGCATAGGTGCTGTAGTAGCTCCTATTTTAGTGCCCTGGATTTTGGGTGTTTATGGCTGGCAAGAGGCCTTTTGGATTACGGGTGCATTGGGCTTTATCTGGTTGATCTTCTGGTTGATCTTTTATGAGGTGCCATCGAAACAAAAAAGACTGAAGCAGTCTGAATTTGATTTTATCCACAGCGATCCTGATGATGAAATACAGGAGAAGCCGGTAAAATTAAAATGGGTGCAGTTATTGGGGTTGCGTCAAACCTGGGTGTTTATTGTGGGTAAAGTATTGACCGATCCGATCTGGTGGTTCTTTCTGTTTTGGTTACCCGCCTACTTTGCTGATACCTTTGCTTTAGATCTTAAAAAGCCAAGTATGCATCTTGCGGTAGTTTATGCTGCTACCACTTTTGGTAGTATTGGTGGTGGATACTTGTCATCCTACTTTATTAAACGAGGTTGGCCGGTATTAAAAGCGAGAAAAAGAACTTTATTGATTGTTTCTATTGCGGTGATCCCTATTTTCTTTGCGCAGTTTGCCACCAATATTTGGGTAGCAGTGGGTATCATCAGTATTGCAACAGCGGCGCATCAAGCCTGGAGCGCGAATATTTTCACTATTGTTTCCGATATTGTACCTAAACAGGCTGTAAGTTCAGTGGTAGGTATTGGGGGGATGTCGGGCTCAATAGCCTCTACACTTTTTCCTTTGCTGGTTGGATCTCTGTTGGCCTATTACAAGGGTATTGGAAATATTTCTGCCGCATATAATATTTTATTTATCATATGTGGTTGTGCCTATTTCCTGGCCTGGTTAATCATACAAATCCTGACCAAACGGATGAAACCAATTATTCTATAA
- a CDS encoding putative oxidoreductase C-terminal domain-containing protein: protein MKYIKPNCLMIALFALSCKMPSKESDSKIKLITLDPGHFHAALVQKSMYPDVDSTVYVYAPEGQDLDLHLDKITAYNQDPIKPTYWKEDVYKGEDYLKRMIADKKGNVVVISGNNLRKTEYIKSSIDAGFNVLADKPMAIDEANFEVLKTTFATAREKKLLLYDIMTERSEITNILQRELVGIPEIFGTLEKGSPEHPAVEMESIHYFYKYVSGKVLTRPAWFMDVSQQGEGIADVAVHLVDLVQWSCFPDQIINYEKDVQVNTARRWSTHMTLSQFTAITKNTAFPDYLKKDVKDSVLKVYANGEINYKLHDVYVKVKALWDYKANAGGDSHYAVFRGTKANLIIKQGEAQGYKPTLYIEPVGSANATVYEKEVSDKMNLLKAKYAGVELKKVDKGWEVIIPEHYKNGHEAHFAQVMDRFLSYLKNGDMPAWEVPNMIAKYYTTTKALTLAKKGE from the coding sequence ATGAAATATATTAAACCTAATTGTCTAATGATCGCTTTGTTTGCTTTGTCTTGTAAAATGCCTTCAAAAGAAAGCGATTCGAAAATTAAATTAATCACTTTAGATCCAGGGCATTTTCATGCGGCATTGGTTCAGAAATCAATGTATCCGGATGTAGATAGTACAGTATATGTATATGCCCCCGAGGGTCAGGATCTTGATCTTCATCTGGATAAGATTACCGCTTATAACCAGGATCCCATAAAACCTACATACTGGAAAGAGGATGTATATAAGGGCGAAGATTATTTAAAGCGGATGATTGCGGATAAAAAGGGTAACGTAGTGGTCATTTCCGGCAACAATCTGCGTAAAACGGAATACATTAAATCGTCTATTGATGCTGGATTTAATGTGTTGGCAGATAAGCCAATGGCGATTGATGAGGCTAATTTTGAAGTGCTGAAAACCACCTTTGCAACAGCCAGGGAGAAAAAGTTACTGTTGTATGATATCATGACCGAGCGATCGGAGATTACCAATATACTGCAGCGTGAATTGGTGGGGATACCGGAAATTTTTGGAACCCTTGAAAAGGGAAGCCCTGAACATCCTGCTGTAGAGATGGAAAGCATCCATTACTTCTATAAATATGTATCAGGAAAAGTATTAACCAGACCGGCTTGGTTTATGGATGTTAGTCAGCAGGGAGAAGGAATAGCTGATGTGGCCGTTCATCTTGTAGATTTGGTTCAATGGAGCTGCTTTCCTGATCAGATCATCAATTATGAGAAGGATGTTCAGGTAAATACTGCCCGGAGGTGGTCTACTCATATGACCTTGAGCCAGTTTACTGCCATTACCAAAAATACGGCGTTCCCGGATTATTTAAAAAAGGATGTGAAAGACAGTGTTTTAAAAGTATATGCCAATGGTGAGATCAACTATAAGCTACATGATGTATATGTGAAGGTTAAAGCACTCTGGGATTACAAGGCAAATGCGGGCGGGGATTCGCATTATGCAGTATTTAGGGGTACAAAAGCTAACTTGATTATCAAACAAGGTGAAGCGCAGGGTTATAAACCTACGCTCTATATCGAACCTGTAGGTTCAGCAAATGCTACGGTTTACGAAAAGGAGGTGTCTGATAAAATGAATTTGCTTAAAGCAAAGTACGCCGGTGTTGAATTGAAAAAAGTGGATAAGGGATGGGAAGTGATCATTCCGGAACATTATAAGAATGGACATGAAGCTCATTTTGCTCAAGTGATGGATAGGTTTTTATCGTACCTTAAAAATGGAGATATGCCAGCCTGGGAGGTTCCAAATATGATTGCTAAATATTACACCACAACAAAAGCACTAACTTTGGCAAAGAAGGGAGAGTAA
- a CDS encoding Gfo/Idh/MocA family oxidoreductase, with protein sequence MGNKVKWGILGNAKIAREKVIPALQKSPYCKVMAIASRNKITVKKTARLLKIEKAYGSYEELLNDKGIDAIYIPLPNHLHVEWAIKCIKAGKHVLCEKPVGLSYADALRLQEVANLHPKIKVMEGFMYHFHPQWQQAKRLVNANKIGELKMIQSFFSYYNASPDNIRNRVDVGGGGLMDIGCYCISLSRFLFGEEPTAVLGSIERDPIMNTDRLTSGILNFAKGTATFTCATQLMPYQRVNILGTLGRIEIELPFNPLPDQQTKLIVYDKDGMKEIVFEAVDQYTLQANAFSKAINDGDVVPFGLQDSLSNMKVIDAIFESERTKNRVSII encoded by the coding sequence ATGGGAAATAAAGTGAAGTGGGGGATACTTGGGAATGCCAAAATTGCCCGCGAAAAGGTAATACCTGCTCTGCAGAAAAGTCCGTACTGTAAAGTGATGGCCATTGCCTCCAGAAATAAAATAACTGTTAAAAAGACAGCCCGGCTCTTAAAAATAGAAAAAGCCTATGGAAGTTACGAGGAGCTGTTAAATGATAAAGGAATTGATGCAATATACATTCCATTGCCAAATCACTTGCATGTAGAGTGGGCAATTAAATGTATTAAAGCTGGTAAGCATGTACTTTGCGAAAAGCCTGTTGGTCTTTCTTATGCTGATGCTTTGAGGTTACAGGAAGTTGCAAATCTACATCCCAAAATTAAGGTGATGGAAGGGTTTATGTATCATTTTCACCCCCAATGGCAACAAGCTAAAAGATTGGTCAATGCAAATAAAATCGGTGAGCTTAAAATGATCCAGTCTTTTTTTTCTTATTACAATGCCAGTCCTGATAACATAAGAAATCGGGTTGATGTTGGTGGTGGAGGGTTGATGGATATTGGTTGTTACTGTATTTCGCTATCCCGGTTTTTGTTTGGAGAGGAACCAACAGCTGTGTTGGGCTCAATTGAGCGGGACCCCATCATGAATACTGATCGCTTGACATCTGGAATTTTAAATTTTGCAAAAGGAACTGCTACCTTTACCTGCGCTACACAGTTGATGCCTTATCAACGTGTAAATATTTTAGGTACGTTGGGACGAATTGAAATTGAGCTGCCATTTAATCCATTACCGGATCAGCAGACAAAGCTCATTGTTTATGATAAAGATGGCATGAAGGAGATTGTTTTTGAAGCTGTAGATCAATATACGCTTCAGGCAAATGCATTTTCGAAAGCAATTAATGATGGGGACGTTGTACCATTTGGTTTGCAAGATAGCTTAAGTAATATGAAAGTAATAGATGCTATTTTTGAAAGTGAACGTACTAAAAACCGGGTAAGTATAATTTAA
- a CDS encoding cupin domain-containing protein: MSELLKSKNFQQGADIPWEYASPGIQRQIYGYDDRVMLVKVKFEKDAVGSIHEHPHTQVSYVESGVFELTIGDEKQILKTGDGFYVPPNTLHGSVCLEPGVLIDVFSPHREDFI, from the coding sequence ATGAGTGAGTTATTAAAAAGTAAGAATTTTCAGCAAGGTGCGGATATTCCATGGGAATATGCCTCTCCAGGTATCCAGAGACAGATTTATGGTTATGATGACCGCGTAATGCTGGTAAAGGTTAAATTTGAAAAAGATGCTGTAGGCTCAATTCACGAACACCCACATACACAGGTTAGCTATGTAGAAAGTGGTGTTTTTGAATTGACTATTGGAGATGAAAAACAGATCTTAAAAACGGGTGATGGTTTTTATGTACCGCCTAATACTTTACACGGTTCGGTATGTTTGGAGCCGGGCGTATTAATAGATGTATTTAGCCCACATAGGGAGGACTTTATTTAG
- a CDS encoding heme-binding protein, which yields MKPKELKTTIASLIDHVSDLVPLYMENEEDKAKANGNVAICLVDAEGMVYGKVFGTDKIRGREAFRVAWVKASQVWITGFKTGEYERLVFNNEIEESRYGIRKPDYVGWEGGQPISLADGTVLSVGFSGFRSATDLEIVHKALSLIPGAIKNNESTNIYQTI from the coding sequence ATGAAACCTAAAGAGTTAAAAACTACAATTGCCAGTTTAATTGATCATGTATCAGATCTGGTTCCTTTATACATGGAAAATGAAGAAGATAAGGCCAAAGCAAATGGGAATGTCGCAATTTGTTTGGTCGACGCTGAAGGTATGGTATATGGTAAAGTTTTTGGAACCGATAAGATAAGGGGAAGAGAGGCCTTTAGGGTAGCATGGGTTAAAGCCAGTCAGGTTTGGATTACCGGATTTAAAACCGGAGAGTATGAAAGATTGGTATTTAACAATGAAATTGAAGAGTCGAGGTATGGAATTCGAAAACCGGATTATGTAGGATGGGAAGGAGGACAGCCTATTTCCCTTGCCGATGGAACTGTATTGTCAGTTGGATTTAGTGGATTTAGAAGTGCAACTGATCTTGAAATTGTACATAAAGCCTTATCTTTAATTCCGGGAGCAATTAAAAACAATGAATCAACAAATATTTATCAAACCATCTAA
- a CDS encoding alpha-ketoglutarate-dependent dioxygenase AlkB encodes MDLFSNEIDEHNNLLPYDGTVKYYGKLMSTQTANYYLDILLNTIEWRNDEAIIFGKHILTKRKVAWYGDMEFEYTYSNTTKKALPWTPALLELKEIAEKTLGETFNSCLLNLYHTGEEGMAWHSDGEKDLKKNGAIGSMSFGAERKFAFKHKQSKQTISLILEHGSLLVMKDTIQTHWLHRLPPTKQTHKQRVNLTFRTIEH; translated from the coding sequence ATGGATTTATTTAGTAACGAAATAGACGAGCACAATAACTTATTGCCATACGATGGTACAGTTAAATATTATGGAAAATTAATGTCTACCCAAACTGCCAACTATTATTTAGATATATTGTTAAATACCATCGAATGGAGAAATGACGAAGCCATCATTTTTGGCAAACATATACTTACCAAACGAAAAGTGGCGTGGTATGGAGATATGGAATTTGAATACACTTATTCTAACACCACAAAAAAAGCATTACCCTGGACCCCAGCCTTACTGGAATTAAAAGAAATTGCAGAAAAAACACTTGGAGAAACATTCAATTCCTGCCTGCTTAATCTTTACCATACCGGAGAAGAAGGTATGGCCTGGCATAGTGACGGAGAAAAAGACTTGAAAAAGAATGGAGCCATTGGCTCTATGAGTTTTGGAGCTGAAAGAAAGTTCGCCTTTAAACACAAACAAAGCAAGCAAACCATTTCTTTAATCCTGGAGCATGGAAGCCTATTGGTGATGAAGGACACTATCCAAACACATTGGCTGCATAGACTTCCTCCTACCAAACAGACACATAAACAAAGGGTTAACCTAACCTTCAGAACGATTGAACATTAG
- a CDS encoding helix-turn-helix domain-containing protein: MNRLLSVIFISRFGQVLVSLLVNAQNESIFSFFYQIFTPVYYAAPACFYLYVTGFINGRNRLRKFEWLHFIPALLAVVHVLPLPFSPTIKWDVIADQITENKQLFITVRSGIFPPWFYYLGRPFLLLVYLVTTWFAVLKSKVIDINIDASGKKWIFFFLRAATFFQLVSFLPLTIWNLDEPLFNASFILLNCMVLLVIVVFIMHQPKLFYGYLFVAVDLEKDAGVVMEHPKAVVSTKKINLLPDQVSIYSDLMKSFMEHKRPYLQPNFQIVDLANELNIPVHHCSFVINNLIGKNFRDWINSHRIDFFVAEYPLKSDRMTIEAIAYESGFKSMATFYNAFKKETGLMPKAYFLQKMVS, from the coding sequence TTGAACCGTTTGCTCTCAGTTATTTTTATTTCCAGGTTTGGTCAGGTGTTGGTTTCTTTGCTTGTGAATGCGCAGAATGAATCTATATTTTCATTTTTTTACCAGATTTTTACTCCTGTTTACTATGCCGCTCCTGCTTGTTTTTATTTGTATGTGACCGGTTTTATCAATGGCCGTAATCGGCTCCGTAAGTTTGAATGGCTTCATTTTATTCCGGCTTTACTTGCTGTTGTTCATGTTTTGCCACTGCCTTTTTCTCCCACGATAAAATGGGATGTCATTGCCGATCAGATTACTGAAAATAAACAACTTTTTATAACAGTAAGAAGTGGGATATTTCCCCCCTGGTTTTATTATCTGGGCAGACCATTTTTGTTGTTGGTATATCTAGTTACTACCTGGTTTGCCGTTCTTAAATCAAAAGTGATTGATATCAACATTGATGCAAGTGGTAAAAAATGGATTTTCTTTTTTCTTCGGGCAGCTACCTTTTTTCAATTGGTCAGCTTTCTGCCATTGACGATATGGAATTTAGATGAACCATTGTTTAATGCTTCTTTTATTCTACTTAATTGCATGGTGCTTTTGGTTATAGTTGTATTTATTATGCACCAGCCTAAACTGTTTTATGGTTATCTTTTTGTGGCGGTAGATCTTGAAAAGGATGCTGGGGTAGTTATGGAACATCCAAAGGCAGTGGTTTCAACGAAGAAGATAAATCTTTTGCCTGATCAGGTATCCATATATTCCGATTTGATGAAATCTTTTATGGAGCATAAAAGACCATATCTTCAGCCGAATTTTCAAATTGTTGATCTGGCTAACGAGCTTAATATCCCTGTGCACCATTGTTCTTTTGTAATTAACAATCTTATTGGTAAGAATTTCCGCGATTGGATCAATAGTCATCGGATTGATTTTTTTGTAGCAGAATACCCTCTAAAATCTGATAGAATGACTATCGAAGCAATTGCTTACGAATCTGGTTTTAAAAGTATGGCTACTTTTTATAATGCCTTTAAAAAAGAAACGGGATTGATGCCTAAAGCCTATTTCCTGCAAAAAATGGTGTCTTAA
- a CDS encoding gliding motility-associated C-terminal domain-containing protein, translating into MRYWLFFIFILFAVVGSKAQSVGAVIVNSAGNTYTQKDITYEWSVGELALVETMLNKQVSITNGLLQPIVSNLNIAGAPLVFPINILTPNGDGVNDVWVVKDIEKFPDNEVTVFDRSGRTVFQTKNYQNDWAGYLSGRLLAEGTYYYVIKLKRNAKFEIIKGFITILN; encoded by the coding sequence ATGAGGTATTGGCTGTTTTTTATATTCATTTTGTTTGCTGTTGTCGGCAGTAAGGCACAAAGTGTGGGGGCGGTTATTGTAAACTCAGCGGGTAATACTTATACCCAAAAGGATATCACTTACGAATGGAGTGTAGGAGAACTTGCGCTTGTTGAAACTATGTTAAATAAGCAGGTAAGCATTACAAATGGTTTATTACAGCCAATTGTTAGCAACCTGAATATTGCTGGTGCCCCCCTAGTTTTTCCCATTAATATTCTTACGCCAAATGGTGATGGAGTGAACGATGTATGGGTAGTTAAAGACATCGAAAAATTTCCTGATAATGAGGTAACGGTATTTGACCGCTCTGGTCGGACTGTATTTCAGACCAAAAATTATCAAAATGACTGGGCGGGGTATCTTTCAGGTAGGTTACTTGCTGAAGGTACTTACTACTATGTCATCAAACTTAAAAGGAACGCCAAGTTTGAAATCATCAAAGGCTTCATTACTATTCTAAATTAG